The Salvelinus sp. IW2-2015 linkage group LG31, ASM291031v2, whole genome shotgun sequence genome window below encodes:
- the LOC111956065 gene encoding LOW QUALITY PROTEIN: tax1-binding protein 1 homolog A-like (The sequence of the model RefSeq protein was modified relative to this genomic sequence to represent the inferred CDS: inserted 4 bases in 2 codons; deleted 2 bases in 1 codon) gives MMSSFQVVGSLPSSVIGVMETSNFAHVIFQNVGKSFLPQEALECCYTLTSYITPNPKDWVGIFKVGWNTARDYYTFLWSPMPQDYQPGSTVHRAVVFQGYYVPKSDGEFYQFCYVTQSGDIRGASTLSCSRPDTPTEDCLTLERMXQQSDILVVNTKSSVLEQRVEEGAAGAQELLKTMHHLQEEKQQLQEEQGRLHREREQERETAASCSLQRTHNQELLRSSQGLSEEREEVRRRLQEATDRVRQLEEDLQGVTQRGLQKETELDCLRLTLKKLTADRDTLETXMKNEESERDLYKVHLRSTELENTKLSAELQMLKAVELNREVTIAQFQEELERLRAXVTQKDRLEKELHTHAVDKAEMGRLREKLRQAEEQLQASRQQAAMLVSELRDSANARDRTMTELYRARLEVDALRASLADAQAECRRMETQLDRMRTTSQQEVGVGTSSEGGCVVSEAEAELQREVEELKLRLHMAAEHYKEKYRECQRLRRQVAKLSEAQGESKRNAATETTKEPLTPSPESPTAGNLAAAVLRGDTERPAVPNRSYKDREHTHTNTFSGMETMRVGEKKWKGRNGDEVEREVSGGEEGKEEERKKDRSVGGEFMSMKMESWVEVENERRSAEEVDERRSVEEDERRSVEEVEKEQTRSVEEELARMEEKWAEQCAINETLKQRLANEEERFRIQMAERAIEVTELKESLAQALREKDQLKEELHQCQDRQREQEAEGQGSEVKQPVLLRYPLPYPQDPSPPPLVPQRPAELQYGNPYSTDNTRDGADGALSPEQMPRPPPEAPGACAPPATPPTPPTSGAGWEREVVCIQPSSRSMSPPDGLEHPPEEPRNVGDGEQPACNHQSSSRRNDNRSSFCFDPSSEVHKRCPLCEVIFPPHFEQRSFEQHVESHWKVCPVCSEQFPLDCHQQLFQKHVLTHFDGHVLNFDNME, from the exons ATGATGTCATCGTTCCAGGTGGTGGGCTCTTTGCCCAGCAGTGTCATCGGCGTCATGGAAACATCAAACTTTGCCCATGTCATCTTCCAGAACGTTGGGAAGAGCTTCCTGCCCCAGGAGGCACTGGAGTGTTGCTACACCCTCACCTCCTACATCACCCCCAACCCCAAAGACTGGGTGGGAATATTTAAG GTGGGTTGGAACACAGCGAGGGATTACTACACGTTCCTGTGGTCTCCCATGCCGCAAGACTACCAACCTGGAAGCACCGTACACAGGGCTGTGGTGttccaag GGTACTATGTTCCCAAGAGTGACGGGGAGTTTTATCAGTTCTGTTACGTCACACAA AGCGGTGACATCAGAGGCGCCAGCACACTTTCCTGTTCGCGCCCGGACACGCCCACCGAGGACTGTCTCACGTTAGAGAGGAT ACAGCAATCAGACATTCTGGTGGTGAACACCAAGAGCAGTGTGCTGgag CAGCGTGTAGAGGAGGGCGCAGCAGGAGCGCAGGAGCTGTTGAAGACCATGCATCACCTGCAGGAGGAGAAGCAGCAGCTGCAGGAGGAGCAAGGCAggctgcacagagagagagagcaggagagggagactgCAGCCT cctgCAGCCTGCAACGCAcacacaaccag GAGCTGCTACGCTCCTCCCAGGGCctgtcagaggagagggaggaggtgaggaggaggctgCAGGAGGCCACAGACCGGGTCAGACAGCTGGAGGAAGACCTACAGGGAGTCACACAGAGGGGACTGCAGAAAGAGACCGAACTGGACTG TTTGAGAT TGACATTAAAGAAGCTTACAGCAGATAGAGACACTCTGGAGAC AATGAAGaatgaggagagcgagagggaccTTTACAAG gtccacCTGCGTAGCACGGAGCTAGAGAACACTAAGCTGAGTGCAGAGCTGCAGATGCTGAAGGCTGTGGAGCTCAACAGAGAGGTGACCATCGCTCAGTTCCAGGAAGAACTGGARAGGCTCCGAGCCTGRGTCACTCAGAAAGATCGCCTGGAGAAAGAGCTGCACACACACGCTGTCGacaag GCTGAGATGGGTCGTCTGAGGGAGAAGCTTCGCCAGGCCGAGGAGCAGCTCCAGGCGTCTCGCCAGCAGGCCGCCATGTTGGTGTCGGAGCTCCGTGACTCAGCGAACGCCCGCGACCGCACCATGACCGAGCTGTACCGCGCCCGCCTGGAGGTCGACGCCCTCCGCGCCAGCCTGGCCGATGCCCAGGCCGAGTGCCGGCGAATGGAGACGCAGCTGGACCGCATGAGGACCACCTCCCAACAGGAAGTG gGTGTGGGGACCTCCAGTGAGGGGGGGTGTGTGGTGTCTGAGGCGGAGGCTGAGCTACAGAGAGAAGTGGAGGAACTGAAGCTGCGTCTCCACATGGCCGCTGAGCACTACAAGGAGAAGTACAGAGAGTGTCAGCGACTCCGCAGGCAGGTGGCCAAGCTCAGCGAGGCCCAGggg GAGTCAAAGAGAAACGCTGCCACTGAGACGACAAAGGAGCCACTGACACCCAGTCCAGAGTCACCTACAGCag GCAATCTGGCTGCAGCTGTGCTGAGAGGAGACACTGAGAGGCCTGCTGTTCCTAACCGCAGTTACAAagacagggaacacacacacaccaatacattcTCAGGCATGGAAACCATGAGAGTAGGGGAGAAAAAGTGGAAGGGGAGAAATGGGGACGAGGTAGAGAGGGaagtgagtggaggagaggaagggaaagaagaggagaggaagaaggacagGAGTGTAGGAGGTGAGTTCATGAGCATGAAGATGGAGAGTTGGGTGGAGgtggagaatgagaggaggagtgctgaagaggtggatgagaggaggagtgtggaggaggatgagaggaggagtgtggaggaggtagagaaagaaCAGACTCGTTCGGTGGAGGAGGAGCTGGCGAGGATGGAGGAGAAGTGGGCGGAGCAGTGTGCTATCAACGAAACGCTCAAACAGAGACTGGCCAATGAGGAGGAGCGATTCCGG ATCCAGATGGCAGAGAGGGCCATAGAGGTGACAGAGCTGAAGGAGAGTCTGGCTCAGGCCCTCAGAGAGAAGGACCAACTCAAGGAG GAGCTGCATCAGTGTCAGGACCGACAGAGGGAGCAGGAGGctgagggtcaggggtcagaggtcaaacaGCCTGTGTTGCTACGCTACCCCCTGCCCTACCCCCAGgacccctccccaccccccctgGTACCCCAGAGACCTGCAGAGCTGCAGTACGGGAACCCCTACTCCACCGACAACACTCGAG ACGGGGCAGACGGTGCCCTGTCCCCTGAGCAGATGCCCCGCCCCCCTCCCGAGGCTCCTGGTGCATGCGCCCCTCCGGCCACCCCCCCGACCCCCCCAACCTCTGGTgcaggctgggagagagaggtggtctGCATCCAGCCCTCCTCGCGAAGCATGAGCCCCCCCGATGGACTGGAGCACCCCCCCGAGGAGCCACGCAAC gtTGGTGATGGGGAGCAGCCTGCCTGCAATCATCAGTCCAGCAGCAGACGCAACGATAACAGGAGCAGCTTCTGTTTTGAccccag